The following DNA comes from Peromyscus leucopus breed LL Stock chromosome 2, UCI_PerLeu_2.1, whole genome shotgun sequence.
TTTTCATCCTTCTTTGATTCAGAGGAATCACCTGCAGAGTCTTTCTtgcctttcttgtctttcttgtctttcttcttgtctttcttaGCATCCTCCTTTgagtctccctctgccttcttctcctttttacCTTCCTTCTTCTTGGCCAagtctttcttgctctctttctttgAAACTCCTTTATCAGTGTCAGAATCTGCAGCATCTTTATTCTTTGAAGACTTTGTAACAACTTTGCTTACTTTCTTTTCAGCAGCCTTGTCAGGTTCTGAATGTGCAGGTGTACCTTTTGAATCCTTCGCttcctttttaccttttttggCCTCTTTTTTCCCACCAGCCTTTTCACCTTCGGATTCTGAAGCTATACCTTTATCCTTTggtcccttttttccttttttggcttctttcttcCCAGCAGCCTTTTCACCTTCGGATTCTGAAGCTGAGCTTTTATCCTTCGGtgcctttttatcttttttggcttctttcttcCCAGCAGCCTTTTCACCTTCGGATTCTGAAGCTGAGCTTTTATCCTTCGGtgcctttttatcttttttggcttctttcttcCCAGCAGCCTTTTCACCTTCGGATTCTGAGGCTATACCTTTCTCCTTGGAtgcctttttatcttttttggcttctttcttcCCAGCAGCCTTTTCACCTTCAGTATCTGAAGCTGAGCTTTTATCCTTCGgttcctttttatcttttctggcttctttcttcCCAGCAGCCTTTTCCCCTTCGGAGTCTGAAACTGATTTCTGGGAATCCTTAGAACTTTTCGTGGCCACTGGTTTGGGACTTTCTTCCTTGACTATCTTCAACACAGTCTTCTCCTTTGATTCAGATTCACcttttttcactttctcttctttctttggtttttccgAAGGTGGGGCTGCTTCTTTAGACTCTTTCTTGCCAGAATGAGGTCGTTTCAGTGGAAGGCCTTCCTTGCAGCTAAATAAACGGACGGTCTCTCGGGAATTCTCATCAGCGAACGGTGCATCCACAATGGTGGTCTGTGAATTGCTAACTTTTGTTCATCGATTACCTCAATATTGGaaataataataaggaaaaacATGTTATACAGCCTTTAATAATAAGATACCacatacatattttcattttaactggaaatattttttttaatattttcaaaatattttttagaaaaactGTCGCTTAATTGTGGATTTTAAAGTCTATTCCAATTTGaacttcattaaaatttaaagtaatgGGCAATTATGTCCTTACTTGTAGTCTACTTCCAATTTACAGGGACTGcaatttttctttaagatttaacATTAAAATTTGATAGAGACCTCCATTGGTGCATAACACATTAGGATCTATCTTCATTATTAAGAGAGGCTAAAAAAGACCCTATTGTGAGAGTTTATAGCTAGTGAAGCTTTCACTCCTATTCATTCTAATTGTGAATTAAAGTATCTTGACATCTTTTTGCTCTGTAAACCATATATTGCAGGTAGGAGTATTGAATGAAGCGTTAGCATAAAATAATCTACAATCAATATTAAAATTGGGGTGGCAGTTATATAAAATATGTCCATCATGACAAGACTCACATTAGCCCTTACCCTCACAGCACATTTAACAATGTATTACTTTACAAGATTATTGTTACTAAGtagttattattaatatatacatgATATTTTCATATACTCACAGGAGCTGTATTGTTGCTTAATTGGGAAGGTAGTGATCTCCGTTTCTTTCCTGGCCTTGGTGGTTTGGGAAATGCCAGGGAAAAGTATTGCTGATTCCATGATTTTTTGCTTAATTCACTGactaaaataagaaagataaCATATGCTTAGCTATAAATGGAATTTTGTCTGAACTGAAATGGCCATGAGTATGATATAtaccatacaaataaataaataaatgaggtaaATTACAGCTTCATTTATTTGATAGTTTGAATTTTTTGGTGATCTAAATGGGAAACTTTGAccaattttagaaataaatattttgactGGCAGCTATATAAAGTAGTCATAGTGTAATCAGTGCTGTCTATAAcataaaggaggaaaaagagtATCACTGCTCCCTTTTCAGTATTTCTGTGTCTTccagttcagattttttttccatatttttttaaaatataattctgcTCAGAACAGAAAGATAATGTGGTTCTATAGTTACCAAAGAACTTAGCACACTGCTTAACataaaaaatgcagaaaatatgtGCTTGAATTTACATACTAAGCCTTAAAATCCTATCAGTTAATATTCAGTTTCTCAACTATAAGAGGACATGTAATATACTCTAGAGATAGGCTGTTATGgaagattggtttaataaaggaaaatgataaacaaatacaaaatggaCTAAGAGAGTAATATTACCAGAAATAGCAATAGAAATGATTATGGCTGTTCCAGTTACAACTGAGGTCAATGAGAAATACCATCACTATATTAGTGCATATGAAATATTGCAAATTTTAGAGAAACAACTTCCTACTTTCCAAGGGACAACATTAAGATCAATGTTCAAATGTACAGAATGAAAGTTATATTGAAGTTTAATTGAAGAGAGAAAACAAGCTGGTATTAAAAGTTATTCAATATTAAACAGATTTTCCTTGTCTAGTATTGATACTAGCTAAATATAAACAATCAGGAATCCAGTAAAAGGTTCTTGATTAAAAGTATTTATTcagtttcttcattgtttttcataTTCAAGACCACTGtgttatattacttttaaaataaaagcattccaGAAGATTTAAAACCATACTTATACAACATATACCTATATAAAATGTGTTCTCTGTTCCCATGAGAAAAGTTCTTTGGCAATACAGCCATAGCAGTTTTTATGACTTTAAACTGAAGATAATAAACACGTGTCTAAAATTAATCAGGAAAAGCTAGtaggaataaccaaccaatgtctgatttgacttaaggcccagtgcacaagatggaatccatacccaacactgcttggtgaccaagaaccagagactagacagcCCAAAGATCTAGggtaaaaacaaatactactgttcttaaagaaaaaaaaaaaagcagtgataaaatgactactaatgatattctgctatactcatggatcagtGTCTTCTTcacccatcatcagagaagcttcctcctacagcagaagggaacaaatacaaagagccacagacagacattagGTAGAGAAAGGGAGATCCTATGaaaacacagctctaaatgggatgtctgcaTCAAATTCCTCTTCTCAGGACTCATGAAACCCATAGGAGAGGAGTGGGAAAAGTATGAGTCAGAAAGAATTGAGGACACCAAGAGATCAAGTACATTTAAATCAACTTCCCAAAGGCCGtgtgaactcacagacactgaagcgGCATTTCCAAGGCCTGCGCAGGTCTGAGCCAGGTCCTCGGCTATACATTATGACTTTCAGTTTAGAggttttatgggactcctgagtgtgtgaatgaatgggtctctgactcttgaaCCTTCTTTTGGGCTTtattccttctgttggtttgccttatCCAATTTGGATggatggtgtttgttttgttactatattttatgttgttaagtcttgtatttatttcttagaagctcattcttttctaatgagagacaaaagagGAGTAGATCCTGatgagggggaggaggtgggaggaacaaggagaagcagaggaaaggTAAACTGTAATcagcaaaagcaaaaagaatctcttttcaataaaaaggaaaaaattaatcattcatttcaaaaataaatattgaactCCATCTTACCTGGAATATAATTATCGTATGGTCCATATGTTACTTTTaggctattaaaataaaatagaaaattttaaattgttttatacaAATATCACGTATCTAATGATCATTATTGAATGTAAAAAACACTACCAACTAAACAAttactgaattattattattattatgtaagcCAATTTCATCTACAGGACAATAGGGATGAGCAAACAGTATTCAAATTTAATAAGACTAAGCTAGGATAGAGCAGAATATACGTATGTGTTTGTAAAGGAGTGAGATATATACACACTTACAAGCCCACCTTTTAGTTCCATCTAAAttttagagtttttaaaaattattttgtaaaacattGATCAAGTTATTTTTCTAATTCATAGCACAAATTCTCTTAGAATTGGCTTTTAGCTAAGATACCACTTTCTAACCCATGTTTAACTAAAGTAAATACTCAATATCTTCTCAAAATTAACCAAATCTAGGTCATTAAatggtatatgtatatttatgcatgtatatgtcaGGATTGTCAGGGTACACTCTAAGTATTTATGTAGAATTTCATTATGTAGATAATCTACGAAAATATAACAAATTAACAAATTATGTTGTAAACAGATTTCCATTAATAACttctaatctgttttttttttaattatagggAAATCTTTGTTAGCAGGAAGAAACATTTTaactaaattttatttgttttaaacaaagaCCAGCAGTAATAGGCCTTAGTACTATTGTCCCATATTGTTCTACTATGTAATGAATGGATATCAATCATGGATCTGACTGAATCTGAGCATTAATTACATACCCAATTATGTAGTTTCTCAGTTTAGAATTTATTGGTTACCTATGtaaatgtatatgatatatatatgtatgcatgtttgtattaTGTGCAGGTACCTGgatgtgttgatgtgtgtgtgtgtgtgtgtgtgtgtgtgtgtgtgtgtgtgtgtgtgtgtatacacattagAAGGGCATACTTAATGATTCTCTTCAATATGTATTGAAGCATGATACCTCACTTGATCCTTCagctcacagattcagctagtctaaccagcttgctctggcgatcctctctgtgtcttctatgcactgggattataggcaggcaTCCATGCACTAATGGCAGTTACCTGGATGCTGGTTAGACTCCTGTTCATGCAATAAACCACCTCTTGAGCTCccatattttacttattttgatgACATATGTTAAGAATTAATGTTCACTCTTTGTCTCAATGGTAGAACAATTTTCTGGTGGATGAATATGGAGAACTCAATCATTTTGATTGTTCTGATTTTATGTTAAcgaagacttttttttaaaaagttgacaaTTAATTGAAAAATTGTAAATTTCAAAATGATGGAATATTAAAATAGTTTGTGAAATAGAACCTGCAGTTTTAATatcttattaacaaaataattatttaaaatcaagattttgaatttttgtataaacaataattaaacagtataaaga
Coding sequences within:
- the Cylc2 gene encoding LOW QUALITY PROTEIN: cylicin-2 (The sequence of the model RefSeq protein was modified relative to this genomic sequence to represent the inferred CDS: inserted 1 base in 1 codon), whose translation is MSIPRFLKVTYGPYDNYIPVSELSKKSWNQQYFSLAFPKPPRPGKKRRSLPSQLSNNTAPVIDEQKLAIHRPPLWMHRSLMRIPERPSVYLAARXGLPLKRPHSGKKESKEAAPPSEKPKKEEKVKKGESESKEKTVLKIVKEESPKPVATKSSKDSQKSVSDSEGEKAAGKKEARKDKKEPKDKSSASDTEGEKAAGKKEAKKDKKASKEKGIASESEGEKAAGKKEAKKDKKAPKDKSSASESEGEKAAGKKEAKKDKKAPKDKSSASESEGEKAAGKKEAKKGKKGPKDKGIASESEGEKAGGKKEAKKGKKEAKDSKGTPAHSEPDKAAEKKVSKVVTKSSKNKDAADSDTDKGVSKKESKKDLAKKKEGKKEKKAEGDSKEDAKKDKKKDKKDKKGKKDSAGDSSESKKDEKKAKKEKKAK